TCCGCGCGCCGGTCGGCGGAATTTTCCGTCATGTCCGCGATCTGGCTCGCTGCCAGGAAGCTTTAGGACACAAGGTTGGCCTTATATGCGACAGCACAACGGGCGGCGCCTTTGAAGATGCCCAAATCGAAGAGCTGCGCTCGACGTTGTCCTTGGGGCTCGCCCGGTTTCCCATGCGCCGCCAACTCACGGTTCAGGATTTCTCGGCAACCCTCGCACTATACAGACATATCAGGGACCTGAAACCCACGGTCCTGCACGGGCATGGCGCAAAAGGCGGTGCCTATGCCCGCCTGATCGGCACGTATCTCGGGCTGCGGGGCCAGAAACCAGCACGCATCTACTCCCCGCACGGGGGCAGCCTGCACTATCATCCGCACAGGCTTGAGGGCCGTGTCTATCACACGCTCGAACGCCTTCTGGGGCGGATAACCGACGGCCTGATTTTTGTCTCCGATTATGAAAGCGCTGCTTATGAGACAAAGATAGGCTCAGCAAGCGCTACAAACCGCATCGTCTACAACGGACTGTCCAAACAAGACTTCGAGCCGGTTAGTGCAAATGAGGACGCAGCCGACTTTGTCTTCATCGGCATGTTACGTGATCTAAAGGGACCGGACCTCTTTATCGAAGCGCTTTACAATTTGCGCCTGAAGCTCGGGCGAGCACCGTCTGCTATCCTTGTTGGAGATGGCCCGGACGAAGCGCGATACCGCGAAATGGTTGAGAAGCTCGGCTTGACCGGGGCCGTGACCTTCACAGGTCCGATGAAAGCGCGTGAGGCCTTCAAACTTGCAAAAACGGTCGTTATTCCATCGCGGGCCGAGGCCATGCCTTACATCATTTTGGAGACGGTCGCGGCACAAAGTCCCCTTATTGCGACCCGCGCAGGCGGTATTCCAGAAATTTTCGGTAAGTTTGCCAACCGCCTCATCTAACCTGGTCACATCACACAATTGACGCTTGCCATGGAAGACGCCCTGGCAAACCCTGAGAAGAAACAGGCAGAAGCCGTTGAAATGCGGCCCTGTCTTGCGGAGACCTTTTCCACGGATTTGATGACCGATCGCATCAATTCGGTCTACATGGATGCACTGGGGATCGCGCCAAGCGACGTCCCGGCCCAACAATCTGAGCTCACGGCCAATCAAGCCACTTCCCTTTCATCTGTCTATGCGAGATCGAGCCAGCGATAATGAGCGAACCCGCATACGATAGAGCCGAACAGGGGACGGCAGCCAGCGCACCAACGCCCGCCGCTCAACCGGGCGTCAGGGGACACCTTGAAAACCGGCTGCGCCAATCTCCTCTGGCATCAAGAGAAGCGACCAAGATCTCGTTTGAAGATTTTGCGAACACCAATCTGTCGCTTGATGCGCTTGATATAGCCAGAAATCTCGGAACACGTGGTGTTTCCGTTCCGGTGCTCGGCGGCACGGTTCGCCTTTTTGATGTCCTGATCATTCTTGCATCAGCCGGGATCGCACTTTTGACCGGGCCCGGCGCTGGTAGTCCGACCGGCATCCATGCGCTCGCTGCTGGCTTGGCAGTCCTTTTCACGCTCGCCTTCTTTCAAGCGTCCGATGTCTACCAGGTTCCGGTCATGCGTCAGCGCCTGGCCCAAATCGGCCGGGTGTCGGCAGGCTGGACACTGGTCTTCGCAATGTTCGCTGTTTTACGAAGTGCGACTGGTATTGGGTCCAGTGTCTCTGACGCCTGGATTGGGGCCTGGTACAGTATGGGCCTCGTCAGCCTTTGCATCTCACGGCTCGTGCTCTCGCGGTTGGTGCGGGGCTGGACGAAATCTGGAAGCCTTGAACGGCGCGCGATCATTGTTGGCGGCGGCACCGCTGCGCAGGAACTGATCCACGATCTCGAAGCCCAGTCGGACAACGACATTCGGATCTGCGGCATCTTTGACGACCGTTCCAACGACCGGTCTCCGCCGGTTGTGGCCGGCTACCCGAAACTCGGCAACATCAGCGCTCTTGTTGAATTTGCCCGCCTTGCCCGCATCGACATGCTGATTGTCTGCATTCCCCTGCGCGCAGAAAAACGTGTGCTGGAGCTTTTGAAAACCCTCTGGGTTCTACCGGTCGACATCCGTCTGTCGGCACACACCGACAAGGTGCGGTTCCGTGATCGGGGCACGTCTTTTATCGGAACAGTGCCCTTCGTCGATGTCGCTGAAAAGCCGATCGCCGATTGGGATATGGTTGCCAAGCGCATCTTCGATGTTGTTTTCTCAGTAATCGCGATTGTTTGTCTTGCACCGGTGATGATCGGAACGATCATTGCCATTAAGCTGGACAGCAAGGGCCCAGTCATCTTCCGGCAGAAGCGGTATGGCTTCAACAACGAAATCATTGAAGTATTGAAGTTCCGATCCATGTACACGGATATGGCAGACCCGGATGCAAAGAAGGTGGTGACCAAAGGCGACCCCCGGGTGACAAAGGTTGGGCGTATCATCCGCAAGACCTCGATCGATGAGCTGCCGCAGCTGTTCAACGTGCTTGCCGGAAGCCTGTCCCTTGTGGGACCCCGCCCCCATGCGGTCAATGCCCACACCAACAACGAGACCTGGGACGACGTGGTTGACGGTTATTTCGCGCGCCATAAGGTCAAGCCGGGGGTGACCGGCTGGGCACAAATCAATGGCTGGCGCGGAGAAGTCGACACACCTGAGAAGATCCAGAAGCGCGTTGAATGCGACGTCTATTACATTGAGAACTGGTCGATCCTGTTTGATCTGAAGATCCTGTTCTTGACGCCCTTGAAGCTGCTGAACACGGAGAATGCCTATTGACCGTTTGGGCCGCCCAAGACGGGCGGGCGCTGACGGCCCCGCCCCCGTTCGGCCTGTCGGTCAGATCGCTGGGCACTGGCGCATTGTGGCTGGCGGCCTTCCTGTCAGCTTTCGTGATCGAAGAACCCGCTCCATATGAGCTCTACATGGTGGCGCTCACCGTTATCTGGCTCGCGTGCGGGCTCAAGTTGCGCCGCGAGTTTGCACCGCTGATCGTCCTGATGATGGTGTTTACAGCCGGCGGCCTTGCTTCCGTGCCGTTCGCGGAAGATTTTGGCGATGCGCTCATGTATGCCGCCGTTTCCGGATTTCTTGCGATCACGGCGATCTTTTACGCCGCGATCCTGAGCGAC
This window of the Roseibium alexandrii DFL-11 genome carries:
- a CDS encoding glycosyltransferase; translated protein: MTTPPMRIVHCVRAPVGGIFRHVRDLARCQEALGHKVGLICDSTTGGAFEDAQIEELRSTLSLGLARFPMRRQLTVQDFSATLALYRHIRDLKPTVLHGHGAKGGAYARLIGTYLGLRGQKPARIYSPHGGSLHYHPHRLEGRVYHTLERLLGRITDGLIFVSDYESAAYETKIGSASATNRIVYNGLSKQDFEPVSANEDAADFVFIGMLRDLKGPDLFIEALYNLRLKLGRAPSAILVGDGPDEARYREMVEKLGLTGAVTFTGPMKAREAFKLAKTVVIPSRAEAMPYIILETVAAQSPLIATRAGGIPEIFGKFANRLI
- a CDS encoding undecaprenyl-phosphate glucose phosphotransferase, whose product is MSEPAYDRAEQGTAASAPTPAAQPGVRGHLENRLRQSPLASREATKISFEDFANTNLSLDALDIARNLGTRGVSVPVLGGTVRLFDVLIILASAGIALLTGPGAGSPTGIHALAAGLAVLFTLAFFQASDVYQVPVMRQRLAQIGRVSAGWTLVFAMFAVLRSATGIGSSVSDAWIGAWYSMGLVSLCISRLVLSRLVRGWTKSGSLERRAIIVGGGTAAQELIHDLEAQSDNDIRICGIFDDRSNDRSPPVVAGYPKLGNISALVEFARLARIDMLIVCIPLRAEKRVLELLKTLWVLPVDIRLSAHTDKVRFRDRGTSFIGTVPFVDVAEKPIADWDMVAKRIFDVVFSVIAIVCLAPVMIGTIIAIKLDSKGPVIFRQKRYGFNNEIIEVLKFRSMYTDMADPDAKKVVTKGDPRVTKVGRIIRKTSIDELPQLFNVLAGSLSLVGPRPHAVNAHTNNETWDDVVDGYFARHKVKPGVTGWAQINGWRGEVDTPEKIQKRVECDVYYIENWSILFDLKILFLTPLKLLNTENAY